AAACAAAGGCACACACAGACAACAGGACAAACCAAAAAGAACAACCATAGTACTCTCTCTGTGTCTTTGTTTGGTACTAGGAGGAGAACTGTGAGAGCTGAGGAAAATAAGAGCGAGTGAGCGAACCGGCCGAAATGTGTCTTACCGGTACAGACTGTGCCGGAGGAACCGGAGGAGGAGGGATTTCTAAAATAAACGATGACGTTTTGCAGAACATTCTAGGGAGGTTGCCAGCCTTAACCTTCGCATCAGCTGCGTGCGTTAGCAAATCCTGGAATCATGTATGCAGTCGATTCCTCACGCGCCCTAAGCTCGCGTcggctctctctctcaaccccTCTCTACAAGTAAATACTCcactcaaaaataaattttattttatttttctcatttttaattattatatatatatatatatatatgtatatcattttatttaattatgacTTACACttggttttaattttcattattcttATGGTTTCAATTTTTCCATTTCAATGATATATGTTAGTTCTTTTTCAATTCTCCAAAAAGAAAGTTAGTCctctttcaataattttttttttttttttttttgggttgaaaaagtTAACtgatatattaaataatatttttagaaactttttattatataaaaaaaaattgttacagttttttttttcataaaaatggtGTCCTTAGGCCACCagtttaaagaatttttttgtttttttattataaaatattgttaagactcaagtaatatattttcattatgtTTATATCGCCTTTTAAAtccatttttcataaaaatggtGTCCTTAGGCCACCAGTtaatagaactttttttttgttattataaaatattgttaagagccttgtagctcaagcGATATAAACCCATTCGCCTTTTAAATCCATAGCAAAAGAcgttattttttattggaatcGGAAATGGACTGAATGACTATATTGAAAATAGATGTAAATTAAgaggctgaaaaaaaaaattgaaactataGGATAGAAATAAAAGCATGTTAAAGTTTAAAAGGAAataatttgttaattaattacatatgtttaaactttaatcaCCCTCAATTCCTCATAATTCAAAATTGTGGctcactgatttttttttttcatgtttatttttgttttgtaggAAGCTGTGAAAGAGGTATTTGATAAGGTGCTTTCGGAGCCAATTCGTCCACAATTTGCAATCGCATTCATTGGCGTGCAATTCAACTTGAAAGAGACTCACAAACTTGTATTAAGTTTAACTctgttttaattaaatatatttatcatccaatttttttttttttttactaattttttttaataatgcttTGTAGATTACAGAAAAGCTAGGCGGTGAGATTCCTATAATTACTAATGCTGCCAGTGGAATCATTGGTGTCGATGCGAAAACTAATGTGCTCAGAGAGGTGTGTGACTGTctctgtgtgtgtttgtttaattttattcattattttgtttgaagTACATTAAATATTATTGGTATTAATTTTAGGAAAAAGTTTACTTCAAACTGGTTTGGTTGAAAATTCTTCCAACCCACTATGTGACAATTGACAAGACTATGCATGCGTACTTTTAGTCACATGACATTTTTTAACGAGTCACGTGACTTGCTTAAATGATACATGTGAACAGTTTTATGAATCGCAAAGTATTGGGTTGGAGGAAATTCCTCCAAActggtttgaaaaaaaaaaaaaattatccttaattaagtttttatttattttttaaatgcagGTGAAGTGGGAATTAGGAGATGAGGATGGTACTAATTGTGAGGAATATAATACTGTAAGTAATTTAAACCGAGGGATTGTTTTGGTTGTTGGATTTGTACCTGGGCTCAAACTTGCTGCTGTCCCGCTTATACGGCCTAAGAAGGTATATAAATTCAGTCTTATATGGTAAAATGATATGACAATGCAATTTTTACATGTGCTTTATACTAGGATGCTCCCAATTTTgctttttaaaatgaaaagtgAACATTTACTAGATGGAAAAAGATCACTccccctatcaaaaaaaaaaaaaagatcattcCTGTTTCAAATTGATTCATTTCATGGTTGacattaaatattacaaatctgAACGTTTATGTgtttaaatgataattttaaatgatgtggtaTTGTGTCCACTGTTggatataagaaagaaaatcttaaacctGAAATAGACTTAGGGAAATGGAGAAATTCTAGCTTCATGAttaagatttgatttttcacaaGTTCATGGGTGAAAATGgatattttaaatgatgtggaGTTATTTCCCGCTATTTTTGAGAGGGAGTATTTGTGAGTCCTACAAATTATTTAGTAGGTTTGTAAATGTATGAAGAAATTGGCTTAGGCGTTTCTTTTTCCAATGACAGGGAAATCAAATGGCCATGGTTGACAAGTTTGTGATTGATATTATGAATTATACAGCATCTGTTTCGGGTTGTACATCTCCAACTGGCATCATAATGTTTGGAGTAAgtatgagtgtgtgtgtgtgtgtgtgagttttgATGGGCTATTAGTTGTTTCACTTCTAAAGAAAATACATGATTTTCATTTCTTAAAGTGGGGTTTAGTTCTTTTCTGTTTCTAACGTTTGACATATGTGATGTTTTAGGATCAAACTATTGACATGAAACCCGTTATTGCAAAGATGGGTGAGAACCGAGCTCTTTGTGATTCCATTTCTTTGTTAGTACTTTTCATGGATcacattgaaaattttgcaatctTTTCTGTGTCAATGATCAGTTTTCTTAGAgttgtatgtgtgtatgtatttaTTACTCAAGCACCTGCTGGATCTTGAATTCATGGTCTCACCCTCTTCCTTGTTTTTATAAGGAGAGTATATATCCTTTCAGCTAGAGTCCATTGGCTGTATTGATTTAAGTTTTAGTTAGTAAATAGTAATGTAGTCCGAGGTATTTAGATTTTCTTGTGAATTGTAATAGATGCTATTCACATAGCTTCCAAATGATTAAATCTAACTGCTCTAACTGCAGATCACGCTATGCCTGAGGAAACAACCATCGTGGGTGATGCAAGTGGTAACTTCCTGTTCAGAAGTGGGGATAGCTCTCACAGCTACAGTGGGGATTTGTACTTTTTTGATGCTGTTGCTCTTGTATTTGCAAGGGACAAAGCAAAGTCTCATGGTACttcattttattaataaattaagcCCCAAGCTTCTAGTacttgttttgaaattaaattgtgttttttccctctcattttcTGGATCATTAGCTACAATAagaaactttatattttatcaCAAATTCTCTAGTATGATACGATTGCAGTACCTTTAATGTTTCTGATGCTCCATTACGTATTGTCTtctaatatttcaaattttttctttgacaAAACTATCAACTGGGGGGATTCTGTTTCAATAAGCAGGTATAGGGGAAACTCAGTTCTATGTTACACTGTCAACTGGTGTAATTCCATTTGGTCCTCAACTCACGGCAGTTTCTGTGAGAATGAAAGATCAAGGATGTTCGTGGCTCTCTGCCAGCATGGAAGGATATCATGAGATTCTTGGTGGCCAAGATCTTTTAGACAGTATTAATGAAGTGGTATGTTGATTAAGTGTTAACttgtatataattatttttattcgcAAAGTATTCTTCTTACACCATCCATTCTTAAATTACATAGTCtacattttttttgggatgCCCCTTGCCATCAAATCTGttacatataatataatgtattttcacatttcctttttgataagtataatGTATTTTTCACATTTCATTGTGATATTTGGAAGTTGATAATGATAAGTTGAAAAGCATTAAATAGTTGTTATGTTGTTAAAATGCAATTGGTCTAGTgaccaaaatttgattttcataaggtctatttttttttaaaattcaatcttATTCTGCcttgttctctattttgagTTACTGCTCAGTTTGTATttactttttatcttttaaagaTCTTTCTTTTCCTCAAATGATAATGGATTTTGTTGCAGATGGATCAAGATGAAATCGATGAGTCTCCTGATTTGTACATTGGGGTCACACAACATAGAGAATGCTCCATTGGGTCAGTCCAATTGAGATCGGCAACATCCTTGGCATTTTATGAAGTTTTAGGGTAAGATATCATTTTTGCCCCCTAATATGTGGTTTACCTCATTTGCATTTGTGATGACTGTTCATTCAAGCTACAAGGACTGCCCATTGAGCATGTCCATTGACTCAAGTTGCATATCTTGTGTTGGAAATTTTCATGCTAATGTTGAGTTTTTAAGTCCCACATCAAGTAGTATTGAATATTTGATAAGAGTGAGAAAATTGATATACTTGGTGGGACCCATTAGCTTAGAGCTTATGTCTGTATCCCAACATGTATATCAAGCCCCGCAGCAACACTTGAATCAGTGCTAAGTTGCACACCACTGGTATATACTCATCTAATGTGCTTCTTCAACTCTTGAATGGTGCACAAAGCTGAGTAGGTAAGTTCACCATGAAGCAATCAGCCAAATACTATCAATTACTTTGTGATAATCAGATGACTTTTACATACTGGGTTTAGTGCTTGAGAAGTTTAAAGTTTGAATGGATTCTGGTCTTGTGGCACATATGGTTTACTAAAAGACACAAATTTTGGAAGAATGGCCTGTGGTGCGCACCCATAAACAACGAGTTTCTGGAATTTTCATATTTGCAAGAGGATTTTTTGTGGTGCATGTCCATAAATGATAATTTCCGGAAAtctttaagcaaaataaaacaattgTATAAATAATTTGGTATTTTCATTTCAAAGAGTATTGGTAACATTTTCCTAGAGAACTTGTATTTTCGTTGAGACAAATGATTACTGATATACCTTTCATTCTTGTCCTTTTCCCCTACAGAAGGTTGAAAAGATTAACAAATCAAAAAACTGATTTCTGGGTTCTTATTGTTTTTAACAGTGGAGATAATCAGTACTTTGTTGTTGATGGTGTTGGTATCAAACCTGGTGACTCCTTCCTATTCTACCATTCTGATTCTGAAACTGCATCATCTTCTTGTGCCAATGTCTTTGAAGATCTTGAAGCTTTGAAGACAGGTTCGAATGACAAAGATCACCGTGACATAATAGGTGTTGCTGATAATGGTCTGAAGAAAGAAGTCTTTGGAGGCTTTATCTTCTCTTGCCATCTTCGTGGTGAGTCATACTTCGGACGCCCTAATGTTGATAGTGACCCATTCTCTTTGAACTTTCCGAATGTACCACTAGCAGGCTTATTTTGTACTGAGGAAATCGGGCGTGACTCTCCAGGCTCAAGTGCACAAAGGGAGGGTCAAGAGCCGTCTTTTGGCCGATGTTGCCTGCATGTTTATAGCACAGTTTATTTAGTGATGTCATATGTTCCTCCACCTTTGGAGCTCTGATCTTGTCCATGTTATTCTTCACAATGGTTGGAACcttgtgggaaaaaaattacTCTACATGAGCTCTTAATGTATGCGTCTATGCggattttggttttgaaaagTAGTAAtctgaatttatttttcaagtaaAAGCTGCTGATATTAGAGTATGGACTGCAAATACTTTACTAGGAAAACTGTTAGTTTTTATATGCATATTGCCTggaaaatttttcttcaattaatgctatagagattagagaaaattttgtttgagcAACTTAATTTCAATGTTTATGCTGAGTTGCAAAACGGCTAATTTGGTCTTAAAAGTTTGGTTTTAGCATTGTAAATAGGTGTACAAGTTAAAATAGCAACTAGCTTTTGGCGtcacattctttttctttcctcgACCTGAAGTGCTGTACTTGTAAGCCCTGCACCATTGGTCTCCATTTCACATTATAAACCATAAAGCATAAGGAATTGAACGCTTATGGGACACCCTCTGTGAGTACAAATTGGATTCATCACATTATTCGTCAAACTAGGTTGTCAGGTTGTCGGGTTGTTTTCTCGACCGAAAGTAAGGTTGTCTTGAAAAGACTTTGACCCcactttcttttatatatatatatatatatatatatatatatattttaaaaggtAAATGCAATATATAAGGttctttaattgaattttaattgaattcaaatGGATTGTTttgaatataaatatttttatgggagttttgaatttatttatttttggaaaagaaacgTTATTCTTATCTTATTGGTCAATGTAACAAATTGTTTGAATGTAATTGAGATAACTAATGTACTACATCTCAAGGTAcaatatctaaattttaacaaaaaaagaaaaaagaaaattgaagccATGTTTACGAATAGTGTCTTATTGATAAAGAGTAGAATAGTCTTGAAAAGAATGAGACTCcacttatatataatttgttttaaaaaaagtaaacttATAGTAAGTAAATTAGGTTTCCGAATTtaattgattatcaaaaaaatggtttcccaattaaatttaaacccttgtttttagaagaaaattcatacacttgtttttttaatttaattattcttgGAAAACAGTAACACTATTCTtatgttatattattattatatttaattaagtAGATGTAGGAGactatatcattttatttttgagaagtaCAATATCTTAGTTTTagccccaaaaaagaaaaaattgaagtcaTGTTTGTTTTAATTACAAGTTTGCCACCAATTTAGTTACTGTTTAAATAATTGAGCGTTTCTGAGAGAAGGGAAGTAGAGTAGAGCGGGTAATTAACTTTGTTGGAGCTGTGAAGTTGatagaagaaatgaaaaagaaagggtaTGAACCTTACCACTACTATTAGTAGTGGTAGAGAATACTTGGAAAGCCTCATCAGAATCAGTTCTTACTTTGAAATCTGTGAGGGATCACTGCAAATCTCGAAGCTTAAGCAATCTTGGTCAAGCTTTAGCCCTGATTGATACTTGATAGAATGCTTCCATTGATGATTTTAATCACATGTTGGGTACTCATTACCCTAATTAAACAAATGAAATCATTTGGCATGATAATTGGCACCCAAAGAGGactctattaaaaaatatttgggcaTGGAATAGTGTATGATGCTGCGAGCTCAATAAATGCTAAACTCTCTAGTGTGATTCTAGACAAGGCTTGGAATTGGAGCTATGTAAGGTGTGATGATCTTGTTACTATTCTATGTAATTTATCATGGACTGCTATTGGTGAATGTGATAAGGCTGTATGGATTCCCTCCAAATCAGGTACGTTACGTATCTCAAGTGCTTGGGACCAAATTAGGCTAAGGAGACTTACTATCGATTGGTGGaaaattgtttggtttaaaGGCATCCCAAGGCGTGCTTTCATTACTTGGTTGGCTTTGAGGGATAGATTATCTACTAATGAAAGAATAGTTAGTTGGGGAATAAGTTGTGACATTTTGTGTGTActaaaaggggggggggggggatggaAGAAGGTCCCCCCTTAAATAGAATGTATTATATGTATTTGTCTTATAcgattgcaaaaataaaataaagaataaataaagtaaaGCCTCtcacctagcaaaaaaaaaaacttctattAGCCAATAGAATGCTTTGTCTATCGGTCTTACaatgtaaaaattttaatgaaaaaaatcatttttaaaaatattatattttttcaattttgtgcaTTCTATTAATATGTTTTACTATATTTGCGGTAGCTTAAGAGcgtcaaaattttcaatctcccaaaaattttacttttcctttttttatccatcaaaattaaaatttattgttcttCGGAAAAATTCATTATTGAAACTCATTGTTCAATACAAGTCCAATattgcaaagagaaaaagtgaccatctcaaacatgataaacatgatttttattattatatggatcgtgtagatttatttttagagttaaaaattaaaataagttttataaatAGATGAAAATAGTCCGATTAAAATATTAAGTTATGTATAAAGGCTAGATTCTTTTTCTAATGCATGTATTGCTTGTATAATATTACCTGTGGGGCCCAAAAtttgaggtcccagcccactttgtatttaGGGctcaaagcccaggccgaggagccctactgccaaGGACCCGCAAcgaaagctccttgaaggcccaaggatgtggtcGAGGACAACTTTACgtccaacatctcacaaaaacgtctgaagaaaaggacagatttAGTACAAGAGCAGCACGAAggagaaggctgccagcaccttaatgtggagcccagcgcctgacaaacccatactcataccatgctatccagcttttcccaaccactctgacgtgaggattgacaagacaagtaaccaccccGAATAAagagaaacggacacgtaggtgaagaatgggaagaaaatactagtataaaagggaagctcgcTGCATTGACAAGGGGCGGCCCATGAACTAGGGGGAGAAGAGGAGGGACGAAcccataaaaaagaagaatggcaaGGTTGGGACGCTCCTCAAACTAAGTCTGAGAagataaacttttcaaaccCCATCCGTATAAGGCTTAGCCCTACAGGCCAAACCCACCTtcgta
The Quercus lobata isolate SW786 chromosome 10, ValleyOak3.0 Primary Assembly, whole genome shotgun sequence DNA segment above includes these coding regions:
- the LOC115963897 gene encoding F-box/LRR-repeat protein At5g63520-like, which gives rise to MCLTGTDCAGGTGGGGISKINDDVLQNILGRLPALTFASAACVSKSWNHVCSRFLTRPKLASALSLNPSLQEAVKEVFDKVLSEPIRPQFAIAFIGVQFNLKETHKLITEKLGGEIPIITNAASGIIGVDAKTNVLREVKWELGDEDGTNCEEYNTVSNLNRGIVLVVGFVPGLKLAAVPLIRPKKGNQMAMVDKFVIDIMNYTASVSGCTSPTGIIMFGDQTIDMKPVIAKMDHAMPEETTIVGDASGNFLFRSGDSSHSYSGDLYFFDAVALVFARDKAKSHGIGETQFYVTLSTGVIPFGPQLTAVSVRMKDQGCSWLSASMEGYHEILGGQDLLDSINEVMDQDEIDESPDLYIGVTQHRECSIGSVQLRSATSLAFYEVLGGDNQYFVVDGVGIKPGDSFLFYHSDSETASSSCANVFEDLEALKTGSNDKDHRDIIGVADNGLKKEVFGGFIFSCHLRGESYFGRPNVDSDPFSLNFPNVPLAGLFCTEEIGRDSPGSSAQREGQEPSFGRCCLHVYSTVYLVMSYVPPPLEL